A window from Fragaria vesca subsp. vesca linkage group LG5, FraVesHawaii_1.0, whole genome shotgun sequence encodes these proteins:
- the LOC101293403 gene encoding uncharacterized protein LOC101293403 codes for MARPNEVGLGAITIDGEMPKPFLRLRDCFVALVYLCFDIKQKECVSYGLFKLAIENQDSGVREIKPKSRRIMGAGGPDEEDNRWPPWLKPLLRESFFGHCKFHADSHKSECNMYCLDCVNGPLCSLCLAYHKDHRAIQIRRSSYHDVIRVNEIQKHLDITGVQTYIINSARVVFLNERPQPRPGKGVTNTCEVCERSLLDSFRFCSLGCKIVGTSQNPLKKMRARLMGSDSEDSYSSSSHGRFSNNKVHSFSPSTPPPTSANYRTAKRRKGIPHRAPMGGLIIEY; via the exons ATGGCGCGACCAAATGAAGTTGGTCTTGGCGCCATCACCATAGATGGTGAAATG CCTAAGCCTTTTCTTAGACTGAGAGACTGTTTTGTTGCTCTGGTTTACTTGTGTTTCGACATTAAGCAAAAAGAGTGTGTATCTTACGGTTTGTTCAAGCTGGCGATCGAGAACCAGGACAGTGGTGTCAGAGAAATCAAGCCCAAGAGTAGGAGAATCATG GGTGCTGGAGGTCCTGATGAGGAAGACAACAGGTGGCCGCCTTGGCTGAAGCCTCTGCTCAGAGAGAGCTTCTTTGGTCATTGCAAGTTCCATGCCGATTCTCACAAGAGTGAATGCAATATGTACTGCTTGGATTGTGTGAATGGTCCTCTCTGCTCTCTCTGCCTTGCCTACCACAAGGACCACCGCGCCATTCAG ATAAGGAGGTCTTCATACCATGATGTGATTAGGGTGAATGAGATTCAGAAGCATCTCGACATCACCGGAGTTCAGACTTACATTATCAACAGTGCCAGAGTCGTTTTCCTGAATGAGAGGCCTCAGCCTAGGCCCGGAAAAGGTGTCACCAATACCTGTGAAGTCTGTGAGCGCAGCCTGCTTGACTCATTCAGATTCTGCTCTCTTGGTTGCAAG ATTGTGGGAACTTCCCAGAATCCACTGAAGAAAATGAGAGCCAGGCTAATGGGTTCGGACTCGGAGGACTCGTACAGCAGCAGCAGCCACGGAAGGTTCTCCAACAACAAAGTCCACAGCTTCTCGCCGTCAACACCACCCCCGACTTCCGCCAATTACCGGACGGCCAAGAGGAGGAAGGGCATTCCACACAGGGCACCAATGGGAGGACTAATCATAGAATACTAA